The Pontibacter pudoricolor genome contains a region encoding:
- a CDS encoding FAD/NAD(P)-binding protein, with translation MAIAIIGGGLSGTLTAIHLLRSARGSKIIYLIEQDRYRMNRGVAYSSQLAFQPLNVPASAMSLFPEQPLDFYDWLTVQQHRYEKHLKQPVSKDDFIPRFIFGDYLKSRLEEAELLASEDVKLVKVYDEALGVTRLGDSFRVKFKEHDAIVADKVVLAIGNFPPGDLPIPNHAFYQGSNYVASPWSAKGLADLQPESPLLLIGSSLTMVDLVGSLQAEGHSGKIYVVSRHGLLPQAFDVNTQLYQGLHLPDLNDSLSVSELFRFLRNEIKKAEEQGYSWRSVLDAMRVHIPAIWQAFSLSEKKRFLRHVRPYWETHRHRMPAGSAAMLKELQDQGRLELIAGTIVDMKTEGEMACVTIKRRKQTIVQPIKVGRVINCTGPECNYAKIKLPLVQQLLTDGLIKPDNLKLGLVTTEDGTLVSESEVPIDGLYTIGPPRKALLYESTALREIRHQAKDLAHRLLQENEQCITM, from the coding sequence ATGGCGATTGCAATTATTGGAGGAGGCCTCAGTGGCACGTTAACAGCTATTCATTTGCTGCGGAGCGCCAGGGGTAGTAAGATCATCTACCTGATAGAGCAGGACCGGTACAGAATGAATCGTGGCGTAGCCTATTCAAGTCAATTGGCGTTTCAGCCCTTGAATGTACCTGCCTCGGCTATGAGCCTGTTCCCGGAGCAGCCCCTCGATTTTTATGACTGGCTTACCGTACAGCAGCACCGCTACGAAAAGCATTTAAAGCAGCCTGTCAGCAAAGACGATTTCATTCCCCGGTTTATTTTCGGAGATTACCTGAAAAGCAGGTTAGAGGAGGCGGAACTGCTTGCTTCAGAAGATGTAAAGCTTGTAAAGGTGTATGATGAAGCCCTGGGAGTTACCAGACTAGGTGATTCCTTTCGGGTTAAGTTTAAAGAGCATGATGCTATAGTTGCAGATAAAGTAGTGCTGGCTATAGGTAATTTTCCGCCGGGCGATCTGCCAATTCCCAATCATGCTTTTTACCAGGGCAGTAACTACGTCGCTTCGCCCTGGAGCGCAAAAGGGCTGGCTGACCTGCAGCCGGAGTCTCCGCTTCTGCTCATCGGCTCAAGCCTGACGATGGTAGACCTGGTGGGCAGCCTGCAGGCTGAAGGCCATAGCGGAAAAATTTACGTCGTATCGCGGCACGGATTACTGCCACAGGCTTTTGATGTGAACACGCAACTTTACCAAGGCCTCCATCTTCCTGACCTCAACGATTCCTTATCCGTGTCAGAACTGTTCCGGTTCCTCCGGAACGAGATTAAAAAGGCAGAAGAACAAGGCTATAGTTGGCGCAGCGTGCTGGATGCCATGCGCGTACACATCCCGGCAATCTGGCAGGCCTTTTCGCTATCGGAAAAGAAGCGGTTTCTGCGCCATGTACGCCCTTACTGGGAAACCCACCGCCACCGCATGCCCGCCGGTTCCGCAGCCATGCTAAAGGAGTTGCAGGACCAGGGCCGTTTAGAGCTGATAGCCGGAACTATAGTTGACATGAAAACAGAAGGGGAGATGGCCTGTGTAACTATAAAAAGACGAAAACAAACTATAGTTCAGCCTATAAAAGTAGGTCGCGTGATCAACTGTACAGGTCCTGAGTGCAACTACGCAAAAATAAAGCTGCCTTTGGTGCAGCAACTGCTTACTGATGGCCTGATAAAACCGGACAACTTAAAACTGGGTCTGGTAACGACTGAGGATGGCACGCTGGTAAGCGAAAGCGAGGTACCAATAGATGGCTTGTATACCATAGGCCCACCCCGGAAGGCTTTGCTGTACGAGTCTACTGCCCTGCGGGAAATACGGCATCAGGCAAAAGACCTGGCACACAGGTTACTGCAGGAGAATGAACAGTGCATAACGATGTAA
- a CDS encoding acyl carrier protein, which translates to MTNVTSDIRSIQKEVVKIISSVTKINKNNLLEVRDLTKLGLDIIDVVDIILKVEKTYHLTIPDEVPVYTVDDFVNYVYKQTLQQAD; encoded by the coding sequence ATGACTAATGTAACTTCAGACATCCGGTCAATTCAGAAAGAAGTGGTGAAGATCATCTCTTCTGTTACGAAAATCAACAAGAACAATCTGCTCGAAGTACGGGACCTTACCAAATTAGGGCTGGACATTATAGATGTGGTAGACATTATCCTGAAAGTAGAAAAAACCTACCACCTGACTATACCTGATGAGGTACCGGTGTATACCGTAGATGACTTTGTGAACTATGTGTACAAGCAGACCTTGCAACAGGCTGATTAA
- a CDS encoding efflux RND transporter permease subunit: MNITKISIQRSTIVVVVFTVLTLLGVVSYQSLNYELLPKFNPPVLTIMTIYPGASPNEVENSVTKEIEDALASLENVKEMKSTSMESFSMIVINLNQGTDVDLSLQEAQRKINTILAKLPEDADAPTLNKFDLDDLPIIKMGATANMPATEFYDLIDKKIKPELSRIQGMAAIKVLGGQEREIKVNIDANKLEAYNLSILQVQQKIRNSNLDFPTGKIKQESGQTQIRLAGKFQSLEQLNNLIIRQDDKGIVRLSDVAEVQDTQKDIEVMNRINGNPSVGITIQKQSDANAVEVSRLTKEALADLEKTYAAEGLKFNVANDSSDFTLEAADSVIHDLIIAVILVAIVMLLFLHSLRNAVIVMVSIPASLVATFIAMYLFGYSLNLMSLLALSLVVGILVDDAIVVIENIHRHMEMGKKPAQAAYDGIREIMATVTSITLVIVVVFIPIALSSGLVSDILRQFAVVVAVATMISLFVAFTLIPLLASRFSRLEHISDKNIFGRFILAFERFLDRVIDGFTATLKWAFNHKFITLGVTMLLLVASFALVPLGFVGSEFIPAGDRGEVSLQLELPKNATVEQTNFATRKVEEYLLAKPEVKKVFTTVGTTTSAQAGQNTAYKADVSVTLVDVKERDFSTDQFSRQAKADIESSIPDVEVTPVPVGLVGNSQAPIQIIISGSNLDSVMNFSQKVMAITEGVDGTADVEMSVEGGNPEIEVVVDRDKMANVGLSLESVGASMQLAFSGNSDVTFRSGTEDYDINIRLDEFDRRSVTDIGNLSFVNSKGQIVRLAQFADIRQSTGPSQLERYNRVTSVNVNSQVIGRPTGSVGADIQAKMAEVSMPAGVSLEYGGNLKNQSEGFGTLGVALLASIIFVYLIMVALYDSYIYPLVVLFSIPLAIIGALLALALASQSLSIFSILGIIMMIGLVAKNAIMVVDFTNKLKDEGVEVKEALIEAVRIRFRPILMTTLAMVIGMLPIALAGGSVAATKNGLAWALIGGLSSSMFLTLIVVPIIYYGFDRILVKFGLDKKTKIELEEKTLEELEHETKMLEEKKMAHEFAH, encoded by the coding sequence ATGAACATAACCAAAATATCGATCCAGCGATCAACTATAGTGGTGGTGGTATTTACCGTACTCACGCTGCTTGGTGTTGTCAGCTACCAATCGCTTAATTACGAGCTTCTTCCGAAGTTCAACCCACCGGTGCTTACCATCATGACCATTTATCCGGGTGCTTCGCCTAACGAAGTGGAGAACTCTGTTACCAAAGAGATTGAAGACGCACTTGCCTCGCTTGAGAACGTGAAGGAGATGAAAAGCACCTCGATGGAAAGCTTTTCGATGATCGTGATCAACCTGAACCAGGGCACTGACGTGGACCTGAGTTTACAGGAAGCACAGCGTAAGATCAACACCATCCTGGCCAAATTACCGGAAGATGCCGATGCCCCTACGCTGAACAAATTTGACCTCGACGACCTGCCCATCATTAAAATGGGTGCTACCGCCAACATGCCCGCTACCGAGTTCTATGACCTGATCGATAAAAAGATCAAACCGGAACTATCGCGCATACAGGGTATGGCTGCCATTAAAGTACTCGGTGGCCAGGAACGTGAGATCAAGGTAAACATCGACGCCAACAAACTGGAAGCTTATAACCTGTCTATCCTGCAGGTACAGCAGAAGATCCGCAACTCTAATCTCGACTTCCCGACAGGTAAGATAAAGCAGGAAAGCGGCCAGACACAGATCCGACTGGCAGGTAAATTCCAGTCTTTGGAGCAGCTGAATAACCTGATCATCCGCCAGGATGATAAAGGGATTGTGCGCCTATCGGATGTAGCCGAAGTACAGGATACCCAGAAGGACATTGAAGTAATGAACCGTATCAACGGGAATCCATCGGTAGGTATAACCATACAGAAACAATCGGATGCCAATGCCGTGGAAGTAAGCCGCCTGACCAAAGAAGCGCTTGCCGACCTGGAGAAAACCTACGCTGCCGAAGGCCTGAAATTCAACGTAGCCAACGACTCTTCCGACTTTACCCTGGAAGCTGCCGACTCGGTGATACATGACTTAATTATTGCTGTTATACTGGTGGCAATTGTGATGTTGCTGTTCCTGCACTCGCTGCGTAATGCGGTTATCGTAATGGTGTCTATCCCGGCATCGTTGGTGGCCACGTTCATAGCCATGTACCTGTTCGGTTACTCGCTTAACCTGATGTCGTTACTGGCACTTTCGCTGGTAGTTGGTATCCTGGTGGATGATGCCATTGTGGTAATTGAGAACATTCACCGCCACATGGAGATGGGCAAAAAGCCGGCGCAGGCTGCTTACGATGGTATCCGTGAGATCATGGCAACAGTTACTTCCATTACCCTTGTTATTGTGGTCGTGTTCATCCCGATCGCACTTTCATCAGGTCTGGTATCAGATATACTGCGCCAGTTTGCAGTAGTGGTTGCCGTAGCCACGATGATCTCCTTGTTCGTAGCTTTTACGCTTATTCCATTGCTTGCAAGCCGTTTCTCCAGACTGGAACATATCTCTGACAAGAACATTTTCGGACGATTTATACTTGCTTTCGAGCGCTTCCTGGACCGTGTGATCGATGGTTTTACTGCTACCCTGAAGTGGGCATTTAACCACAAATTCATTACGCTGGGGGTAACAATGTTGCTGCTAGTCGCTTCGTTTGCGCTGGTACCGCTGGGCTTTGTAGGATCAGAATTTATACCTGCCGGCGACCGCGGTGAAGTAAGCTTACAGCTGGAATTGCCAAAGAATGCCACCGTAGAGCAGACCAACTTTGCTACCCGCAAGGTGGAGGAATACCTGCTGGCTAAACCTGAAGTTAAGAAAGTGTTTACCACAGTGGGTACCACTACCTCGGCACAGGCCGGCCAGAACACAGCCTATAAAGCCGACGTTTCGGTAACACTGGTAGATGTAAAGGAACGTGATTTCAGTACAGACCAGTTCAGCCGCCAGGCAAAGGCAGACATTGAAAGCAGCATTCCGGATGTGGAAGTAACGCCGGTGCCGGTTGGCCTGGTAGGTAACTCACAGGCTCCGATCCAGATCATCATTTCGGGCTCTAACCTGGACAGCGTGATGAATTTCTCGCAGAAAGTGATGGCCATTACAGAAGGTGTGGATGGTACTGCCGACGTAGAAATGTCAGTGGAAGGTGGTAACCCGGAAATTGAAGTGGTAGTGGACCGGGATAAGATGGCGAACGTTGGCTTGTCGCTGGAGAGTGTGGGTGCAAGTATGCAGCTGGCTTTCAGTGGCAACTCTGATGTTACGTTCCGCTCCGGCACCGAAGACTACGACATCAACATCCGCCTGGATGAGTTTGACCGCCGTAGCGTAACCGACATCGGTAACCTGTCTTTTGTGAACAGTAAAGGGCAGATCGTTCGCCTGGCACAGTTCGCTGATATCCGCCAGTCTACTGGTCCGTCGCAGCTGGAGCGTTACAACCGTGTAACTTCGGTAAACGTGAACTCGCAGGTAATTGGGAGACCAACCGGTTCGGTAGGAGCCGACATACAGGCGAAAATGGCGGAAGTAAGCATGCCTGCCGGCGTTAGCCTGGAGTACGGTGGTAACCTGAAAAACCAGAGCGAAGGTTTCGGTACGCTGGGTGTAGCCCTGCTTGCCTCTATCATCTTCGTGTACCTGATCATGGTGGCGCTGTACGACTCTTACATTTACCCGCTGGTAGTATTGTTCTCTATTCCGCTGGCGATCATCGGTGCCTTGCTGGCCCTGGCACTTGCCTCGCAATCGCTGAGTATTTTCTCTATCCTGGGTATCATTATGATGATCGGTCTGGTAGCGAAGAACGCGATCATGGTAGTGGACTTTACCAACAAGCTGAAAGACGAAGGCGTGGAAGTGAAGGAAGCCCTGATTGAAGCGGTAAGAATCCGTTTCCGCCCGATCCTGATGACGACGCTGGCGATGGTGATTGGTATGTTGCCGATTGCGCTGGCAGGTGGCTCGGTAGCTGCTACTAAAAATGGTCTGGCCTGGGCCCTGATCGGTGGTCTGAGCTCATCCATGTTCCTGACGCTTATCGTGGTTCCGATCATCTACTATGGCTTTGACAGAATTCTTGTAAAGTTCGGTTTGGATAAGAAAACCAAGATCGAGCTGGAAGAGAAAACCCTGGAAGAGCTGGAACACGAGACCAAGATGCTGGAAGAAAAGAAAATGGCGCACGAGTTCGCGCATTAA